CACATTATTACCAAGTATACATAGTTACGCCTAAAACGACTAAAAAAACAAGTACCCATAACAAATTCATGTTATGGGTACTCAAAGGTATGATAGTAAACCTTTATCAAGGCTTTAAAATCCTTATAGTATAACTTCACTGAAGTTTTATCTAATAACTAAGCAGGTATCATTTGTTTTTTGTTTTGACGAATCCAATGGCGATGTTGAGCCATGCCATTGATAAATTCTTTGGTAAAATTCTTCATATCTGTGACATTTCTTACTGTTATGACACCCATTTCAGTTATTACCTGTGCTTGGGTATCTGCACCAGCCATAGCCACCCCTTGTATAGCAGAAGCCATCAACAAATCTATCCCTTCATTAGTAGCTCCAATTGTCTTTGCATGCTTAAAAGCTTCATTAATGAAGTGCAGCGCATCACCCTGCATCATTAAAGTATTTATGCTTTGCTGACCTCCAGCTATGTAGACTGCATCATACTTGATAGATCCAGTGGTTACGTAGTTTTTTCCAACCTCCAACTGTTGGCCATCAACACTTGTAAGCATACCTAAATTCTTGCTAATGATTTCTGAATGTACGCCAGCAGCGGTTAACGCCTCCATTACTTGACTTACCTCCTGATGATTAAATCCATTTTCTAGTAATATAGCAACCTTCCTAGTCTTTGCATCCTTAACGGTGTTCTCCTGACTTACAGCTGGGGATGAAGCTGTAATACCAGCATTACCCGGATTTGCTGGCGGTGTAGCACCGACTCCAGCAGCAATCTGAGCAGCCAATTGTCCATCTACATTATTAAACATGTCTACCACCCGTTGCTTGATTTGTTTATCCATCACACTTCCTACCTCAAAGTGGAAGGCTTCTATAATGTGCTGCTTTTCTGCAGTAGACATACTGTTCCAGAAAAGCGTAGCCTGGCTATAGTGATCTTGAAAGCTCTGGCTACGTTGACGAACCTTTTTGCCCTCTACTTTCTCTTCGTAATGAACATATCCGCCTTCTGTTTCCGAAGCCGGCATTGGTGCATTCCCCTGAAGAGAGTTTGGAGAATAACTAACAGAGCTTCGATCAATTGTCATACGATGGTAGCCATCCCTTTGGTTATTATGTATTGGTGCTACAGGTCGGTTAATAGGAATCTCATGGAAATTAGGGCCCCCTAATCGGATAAGCTGTGTATCTAAATAAGAAAACAGTCTTCCTTGTAACAGAGGGTCATTGCTAAAATCTATCCCTGGCACCACATGACCAGGATGAAATGCAACCTGCTCTGTTTCAGCAAAGAAATTATCTACGTTGCCATCTAGCGTCATCTTACCTATTCGTCTCACAGGAATAATTTCTTCAGGCCAAATTTTAGTAGGGTCAAGAATATCAAAGTCAAAATTGAACTCTTCTTCTTCTTCTAACATCTGTACCCCTAACTCGTACTCAGGATATGCCCCCATGTTAATGGCATCCCATAGGTCGCGTCTGTGATAGTCAGGATCTTTGCCCGCCAACTTCTGAGCCTCATCCCAAACCAAGGAATGTACACCTAATAAAGGCTTCCAGTGGAATTTAACAAAGCGAGCTTTTCCTTGATGATTAATGAATCTAAAGGTATTGACGCCAAAACCCTCCATCATACGGAAACTCCGTGGAATGGCCCTATCCGATAGGAGCCACATGATCATGTGTGCCGTCTCTGGCGTATTAACGACAAAATCCCAAAAAGTATCATGGGCAGCAGAAGCCTGTGGTATCTCATTATTAGGTTCTGGTTTAATAGCATGAACCACATCAGGAAACTTGATAGCGTCCTGAATAAAAAATACGGGAATATTGTTTGCTACAAGATCATAGTTGCCTTCTTCAGTGTAAAACTTAGTGGCAAAGCCTCGTACATCTCTAACAGTATCAGCTGAACCCCGAGAACCTACCACAGTAGAAAAACGCACAAAAACGGGGGTTTTCACCGATGGATCTTGTAAAAATTTTGCCTTAGTAAATTCAGCCATTGATTCATAGACCTGAAAATAGCCATGTACGCCAAAACCGCGGGCATGAACCACTCGTTCTGGAATTCGTTCATGATCGAAATGGGTGAGCTTCTCTCTGAAATGAAAGTCCTCCATCAGTGTCGGCCCTCGGTCACCCGCCTTCAAAGAATCATCAGTATTGGAGACACGCACCCCTTGATTTGTTGTAAGAAGCTGCTCCCCATGACTTTTACGATAATCTTCTAACTGATGATTTTTTGTATTTTTTTGTATAGAAGTATGACTCTGCTGTTTTTTATCCATTTTTTCCTCCTTCTTAAACTAAAGCGCAAAACATCTTGCTTCAGTGTCTAATAGCGACTTTGGTTAATTTTTACACTATTATTGTTAATTGTATAGTCCTATTCTATACTGGAATTTGTTGGTGAATTAGAGGCTCCATCGTAAAAAAGTCATGATAATATTTTAAAAGACTGTCTGGCAAGACAATCTTTTTTCATTACCTATTCTTTGTTTTAATCATTACAATAACTTTACCAGAATTTAATTTAATTTTAAAGAATGTTATAGATTTCTTTTATATAATGAAGGCAGAGCAAAAAACTTACTCTGTCTAATGCTTACAATCGATAGTTTTATAACTTAAAAGAAAAATTACTGAAAAGATGGGAGGAATAAGCAGTGAAACATTTAAATCTATGTATTGATATTGATGGTACCATTACTGAAGCTTATGATTGGATTCCTCGAGCAAATGATTATTTTTCCAGGAAAATTGCGCCTAAAGATGTAAAGGTCTATGAAATACATGAGGTTTTAGGCGTAAGTAGAAAAGCCTATGATGAATTTTACACATTATATGGAGAAGTACTTCATGAAGAGGCGAAAATCCGAGAAGGAGTAAAAACTATTGTAAATGAATTATATAAACAGCATAAAATCCACTTCGTTACAGCTCGTGAAGAAAAAATGAAAGATGTGACAAATAGATGGTTTATACATCATCAAATCTCCTCCCATTCTTTGTCTCTACTGGGTAGCCATAATAAAGTAACTAAAGCACAGGAATTAGCATGTGATATTTTTATTGAAGATCGATACGAAAATGCTATGCAGCTTTCACTAGCAGGCTTTGAAGTATTACTTATGGACTGCCACTATAATCAAGGAATCTTACCTCCCAAAGTTACTCGAGTCAACAATTGGTATGAAATCAGTGATATTATAGAAAAGCGCCTGCACAAATTATACCCTCTTTTTAAAATTGCCACTTGATCCTTCTCTTTTGCAAAGCAACACCTTCAGTACAACTGAATATTAGAGGTTTAGATGGGCATACTACCTCATCTATAAAAAGTAGTACCTTATAAAAAGCACAAGGCTAAAAGCTAAAGCATAAACATTAAGATAAAAATTCATAGAGGAGCAGTATATTTATGGCAATTGCAATGATTAAAAACAACTTAAAACAGGAATATTTTAATATCCTTAAAAAACAAGAAATTACCACCTATTTTCAGCCAATCATTTCCTTAAAAGATGGTGGCGTTTTAGGTTATGAGGCTTTAAGCCGTGGTCCAGCAAATAGCCACTTTCATTATCCTGATGAACTATTTCATTATGCTAAAAAGGTCAATAAAGTATGGGAGTTAGACCTCCTCTGTCGCTTAAAAGCTATTGAAAAAGCAAAAGAGACTATTTCTGATAAGCTCTTATTTATCAATATAGATTCTGATATTATTAAAGATATTAAATTTAAAAAAGGCTTCACAAAGGAATTTCTAAGACATCATAACATTGATACTAATCATATAATTTTTGAACTTACGGAACATACTGCAGTAAGCGATTATAAGACATTTAACCAAATTATCGAAAACTATCGCCATCAAGGCTATCGCATTGCTATAGATGATGCAGGTGACGGATACTCTGGCCTACGGCTTATGACAGAAATTCGTCCTAATTTCATAAAAATTGATATGGCCCTTATTCGAGATATCGATAAAGATATGATGAAAAAAGAATTATTAAAAAGCTTTCAGCAATTTTCACACATAACAAATATTCAAGTGATTGCTGAAGGGATTGAAACCTCGGAGGAGCTTAAAACCTTGATTGAAATTGGTATTCCCTATGGTCAAGGTTATTATATTCAGCGTCCTTCAGAGGGTTTTGTTGCTATTTCCCCTAAACTAATGGAGGAAATTCAACGACTCAACCAACAGAATAAAAAAATTCAACGACTGCCTACCACCCTGACAATTGGCATGTTACAGCGTCGTGACTCTCCTTTACAACAGGATGATACTTGTGACAAAGCTAACAATATCTTTAGTGAATCCTACAATTTACAAGGTATTGTCGTATTAAAAGAAAAGAAGGTTATAGGACTAATCATGCGTCATAAGTTTTACTATCAAATGCGAAAAGAAGGGAATCAAAATAACTTTTTACTACGTCCTTTAAGCAGTATAATGAATCATGCCCCTTTAGTCCTTGATCATTCAATAAATATTAGAGAGGCTTCAAATATAGCTATGTCTAGGGAAGAAAGCACCGTCTATGACTATATTATCGTAACAAAAGGAGAAGAATATAGCGGTGTGGTTCCCATTGCTTATTTATTAAATGCCTTTGCGCAAGCAGGTGTAATTCATGAAGCTGAAGTATCGAAGAATCAGAATTTACTCCACTTGATGGAGAAACCTGTCTACCTTGATGCTTAGAAATAAATAAAACCTTATGCTAAAATATATAGATCATTTTATCCTTCGGTGTATTTGCTAAGACGTCCACTTCTAGGTGAACAAACTAAGTGACTAACACCAAATCAAAGATTTGGGTGACCTACTTATGCAAGTAGGAGATCAAGCACTACATCCTCGAAGTAAATTCGACTATAATGAAAACTGGTTGACAAAATACATTATTTGTCAACCAGTTTGTCTTGTATTTTAGATTTTATTTCTCTAAGCTAAATTCTAGCTAAAAGGTTAAGTGTTAATTCTTTTCCTTGAGAAATCTTCACATTTTGGAACTTAGAATAATTTACTTGCACACCATCATCTAAATCAATCTCTATTTTTTGATTAGCTATATGTGCAATGATCTGATCATAGATAGCACATTGTGCTATTTGCCTTTCTATATACTCTTTTCTCTTCATTGCAGCAGTCTTTTGCTTTTCAGGCAACTCTGATTTTATAAGTATATTTAGATTTTTCACCTCATCCTCATATCTCTTTTGCAATTTATGAAGATAATCTGTTCTGATTCTATCCACCGTTGAAACATCATAGCGATGCATATAGATCAGGGCTTTAAATCCGTTTTCTTTACCACTATCAAATAACCAATAAATAGGTCGTTTGCTATAGATTTTTAAATGATCGCTATAAAAGTCCTCTAAGAAATATCTTCTTATGGTTTGTCTAGAAGTTTCATTGGTTTTCTTACTTAATAAGCGTGCAATATAATCAAGATTTTCCTCTAACATTTTTTCACCAAAGGTTATTTTTACAAACGTTACAAATCTATTGACAATATCGTCTTCAAAATAATCATCCTCCACTATTGGGATAATATTATCTTTTGCAGGGATAAAGGTCTTGTACCTGTCTATCTTAAACTCTCCACCTGCATAAATCAACCCTTCTTCATCTAAAGAATATCTTCCAAACATGCATCCTACCGCATAGGAGATAAAGGATTGAATATCTCCTCTCCTTCTCATCGTAATCTCTTTCACTTCGGGTGTCAGCTCATTCTCTAGCCCGTAGATTTCAATAAATGTTTTATTTAGTTCTTCCTCATAGGCTTTCATCTGATAAAATTCTTTATGAATAACATCTTCCCATTCCTTAAAAGCAGTTTCTATTTTACTTGCATTAAAATCATTTTTTATTGCTGAGCCTCTTAGTAATGGATGCTGCTTGAAGTTCCATGATGTTTCAAAGGAATCCCAATCTTTTTGCGCCTTTCTAATGCATCTAGAAACCAGGGCCTTAATATTTTCTTCCTTTTCTTTGTCTAAGATTACTGGAATATTTTTAATATCTCCTACCTGGATATTAATGGTGGGGTTCAAAATGTCCATATAGTACTTGGACAACTTAGAGGCCATTAACCCTAAAATATAAAGTAGTTTCTCATCTTCAATAAATATCATAGACCCAGCAACATCAAAAATAAATCCATTTGGTGTAAATCTAGGGCCTACATCCTTACCTATAAATGTATAGGTGATACCTGATTGAAAATAAAACTTTTCATTTTTGATTGTCCTAGAGTAACTACCATATAATTTTTTTGCATATTCTTTGACTTCTTCCCCATTGTTTTGCCAGTTAATTATGAACTCATTATTTCCATACCACTTTCTATAGCCACCCCCCTTGTTGTAAGGTGCCCATTTTAAATGAAAATCTTCTGAAGTTTTGGAAAAAAACTGTATTTTACAGATGTCAACCTCATGCCACAATCTAAGGAACTTATTATTATCTGATGTAGCCATACCTTGACGTGGTTTTGCAATAGCTTCCAGCCTTTTTCCTTTTAAAAATGTTCTGATGGTCTGTTCGGTAGCCCAAAAAGCAATTTTATTATCTGGTATACTCTTAAATAATTCTGTATTTAACACATGGGTATTTTTAGAAAACAACTTAGCTATAGCATCAACTTTTTCTTGTTCCTCAGCTTCGTCAAAATCATTGTCTAACTTTATAAAGGTTGTATGATACTTACCAGCTTCCTTTCTCATAACAAAGGTACTAATTGAAACGGAAGCATCTTTAAAACCATTATCGGCTAACTGTATCAAACTCATCAATTGATAATTATTTATGATAAGTTCTCTCAAATTTCTATAAGATGAAATATATTGCCATACATTTGGCGTCATCAAACCAATAAATCCCGATTTTTTTGTGTAATCAATGTTTTTAGCAAAAAAAACTGAAAAAAGATCATACTTACATGCTTGAAAATTATCTTCTATATACTTTTTCAGCTGATCATTTAATTTTCTTAATCCGCTATAGGGTGGATTTGCTATGACTGCATCATATTTTTGACTCATGATTTTGGCCTGTTTGATTAAGCTAGGTAACTTTTCTAAAATGATTTGTGTATAATGAAGTTGAAACAAGTCTAAAATTTCTTCCTTTTTAAGCTCTTCTAATCTATGTTCAATAACAGCATAATTTATTTTCTTCACATCTAAAATAGCACCATATTCCTTTGCATCCTGAAACACTGCCAATAAATATTCCACATCTTCTTTACTGACAGTTTTTACAATATCGGCACCCTTTGAATTTATTAGATATTCTATTGCCTCTTTCGGAATTTCGTTACTTTCTTGAATAGCACAAACATTTAAATCAATCTTTTCCTTAAAAATTCTTTTATTTTTACTTCTAGCCTTCATCATAAGAGCAAAAACTGTTAACTGCCCTGCCCGATCATCTATATCTAGTCCATATAAGTTTTTTTCTAGTATTAGCTGTGGTATATCTTTTTCCTGGTAATTTGCCTTTAAATAAATAGAATAAAGTACATCAAAAGCATATACTAAGATATGTCCCGATCCCATCGCAGGGTCCAATACTCTTATTTCTTCTGGAGATAAATTAGGATTTTTTAGTTCATCAAGCTTTTTTTGCACTTCTGAATCTTGTTCCGCTTCTTCTAAATAATACTTCCACTGAGCCTTTAATCCTTCATCTGGGTGAGAGGTCAACCAAAGTCTTCCCAAGGTATTTTCCACCATATATCGTACGATCCATTTTGGCGTAAATAGTTGAGTAGCAGCTGGAATATCCTCCTTAGCAATTTTCTTGTTCTTTTTTAAATCTGCAAATATTTTATCTTTTTTTTCTGAGCTATAATATTGATATAACCATCCAATAATCTCTACTTGATCTTTATAGTCATCCTCTTGAATAGACACTACTAGATCTCTAATGACGGAGGTTTTTGACAGCAAACCTTCTGGCAAAAGAAGTTCAGTATAATCAGCTATTTCTTCAAATACCGTAGGCATAATATGCCCTAGCTGGTTACACTGTTTAATGATCAGATATTTATAGAGATCCTCCATATCATTTGCATCTATAAGCTTGCAAACAAGATTTCTATCAATATCTAAATCTACATTTAAAGCTTTTTTTATGATGTCTGGCTCTGTTCTGCCTTCTTCTACAGAAGATAACACCCTCACGCCTATTGGGAGGTAACCATTAACCTCCATAAAACGCAGCGCAATAAAGCGATTAAACCATGTATAGGCTACTTCCTCAATTACCTGTTCAAATCCCTTTTCCCTAATCTCAGATATTAATTTTTCTCTTTGCTTTTTTTCGTACTTTTTATAAATTCTACGATTTTCTACTCCTTTAATTTTAAACCCATTTTCGAGGATCTCAATATCTTTTCTTTCATTCTTCATAATACCAAGCCCATGGGCTTTTTGGGTTATACCTTCTATTAACTTCTTCCTTGCTCTAATAGCAAAGCTTTTAATAGCAGTTTTGTTCATCATTTACGCCTCCTCATCTTTAGATGAGTTTTTATTTCTTATCTTCTCTTAATTTATTCTTCGCTGTATTGCTAAGACTCCCACTTCTAGGTGAACAAACTAAGTGACTAACACCAGATCAAAGATTTGGGTTATCTACTTATCTAAGTGGGAGGTCAAACACTACATCCCCGAAATAAATTCGACTACAATTCAGTAAGAGTAAAAACTCCCCCTGAATTAAGTCTCATTCTATTTTCATCTTTTCTTAGATAATTCTTAACCCTTCAATTGTACCCTATACTTAAGCCTAGATGCAAATGTAGTTTATATTTTAAAATATATATCCTATAATTACGCTAATTATTGTCTTCAACACATTTTTCCTATACTTTACTGTGCTATCTTTAGTATGTTTGTTTTTATTTTTCTACGGTTGTATTTCTATTTGTTAAAGGATCTTGCCCTGTGTATTTCTCTTTTTCTACTTTTTTATTTACATTCTACTGTAGTTCTATTAACGGCCCGCCTTATGGTCCTTACTGCTTCTTTTTTCTCATATTTACATTCTACTGTAGTTCTATTAAAGGGGATATGTCAAAACTGAAATAGATTTACTTATTGGATTTACATTCTACTGTAGTTCTATTAACGGGCGATAGATGAAGTAGCACTGCTTATAATACATCTATTTACATTCTACTGTAGTTCTATTAAAGGATGATAGAAGGTTATAATATTTATGTTCGTGATACATTTACATTCTACTGTAGTTCTATTAAAGGAAATATGCTGTCTCAGCACAATAAGCACCTTCCATCTATTTACATTCTACTGTAGTTCTATTAAAGGTAACTTTAGATATGCTGCTATAATTTTGGCTACCTTATTTACATTCTACTGTAGTTCTATTAAAGGATTCCTCCCTTATTTTATTGTATCGAGGGACAAGTATTTACATTCTACTGTAGTTCTATTAAAGGGATACAGATTATCAATATAGGGAAGAATTTCCTGAATTTACATTCTACTGTAGTTCTATTAAAGGGAGATCATATCTTCTGAAAGGTATCTTGAATCTGTTCTATTTACATTCTACTGTAGTTCTATTAAAGGTTAAAATCACTTCAGGTTTCACAATGTTAATAGTTCTATTTACATTCTACTGTAGTTCTATTAAAGGGCTATACCCCTTGTAAAACACTCTGCTTTTTTATCAATTTACATTCTACTGTAGTTCTATTAAAGGGATTAGCAGCTATTAACGCAAAGACCAATATACAAGCATTTACATTCTACTGTAGTTCTATTAAAGGTTTACCTTTTGCACTCTTTTTTTATTTCTTTAACCAAATTTACATTCTACTGTAGTTCTATTAAAGGAATTTTCAAACGCAAGTGAACTATAATCATGTTTAAATTTACATTCTACTGTAGTTCTATTAAAGGTGTATTTTTGCAGGCTTTGCCTGCAATATGTAACAATATTTACATTCTACTGTAGTTCTATTAAAGGACTATAGTCCGAAAGGGTGGTAGAGATGATCCAAAATTTACATTCTACTGTAGTTCTATTAAAGGGCAGATCTTGCAAAAGAAGATTATTCTTTTCCTGTATTTACATTCTACTGTAGTTCTATTAAAGGGAAGCCAATCAAGTATTTGTTTCACTGTTTTTGGGTTATTTACATTCTACTGTAGTTCTATTAAAGGGCCGCATGAGCATCTTCAAAATCTACAAACAATTGTATTTACATTCTACTGTAGTTCTATTAAAGGTGTGCCAGTAGAAACCGCAACGGAGATTATTAAGAATTTACATTCTACTGTAGTTCTATTAAAGGCTTCTGTTACGTTAAGTGTTCCAGCTGCTTCTATTAAATTTACATTCTACTGTAGTTCTATTAAAGGTAGGGCAACATCAGGGGCTTTGTGTGAAGCCTTATGATTTACATTCTACTGTAGTTCTATTAAAGGCCATATTCATCCCCCTTTTGAATATCTGTCTAATAAATTTACATTCTACTGTAGTTCTATTAAAGGTAGCTTTGTGAACTGAACCCTCTACAATAATATAAGGATTTACATTCTACTGTAGTTCTATTAAAGGCAACTTTTTCGTTTGATATTTTGGGTGTTGCTATTGTTATTTACATTCTACTGTAGTTCTATTAAAGGAAGACAATACAGTATTTTAGACAGCAGGGTTTTAAAAATTTACATTCTACTGTAGTTCTATTAAAGGTTTTAGAAGGGTGTTTTTTTATGCCTTTTAAAAAGGATTTACATTCTACTGTAGTTCTATTAAAGGTCGCTCATTTTAAAGCATTTATACTACTGGCTTGTACACTTACTTTCTGTCCAAGTGTGGTTTAAAAGTCATTTAAAGTTATATTGAGTACATCTTTTTTCTAAAAAATACTTTTTACATAAGATATAAATTGACTTTGTCGATACCGTCTGTTTTTACATTACTAGAGATCGACAGATTGTTATCTAAAAAAAATTAGATGTCTTATCATCTTTTAACCCTAAGAACTCCTTAGCTAGCCATTTTTCATCCCTACTCTTAAATATTACCAGAGAATCTTTATGATCCCTTATATACTGACCTAATTCTTTTTTTAACTTCATTAAATTTAATTCTGTTAAATTCCCCTCAAATACAGATTTTTGTATATGGGTTAAATATCTCTTGCATATTTTAAAGGTATTTCTCTGCACTTTAGCACCATCTTTATCCATCATTATATCATACATTAAAACTACATACATAGCATCACCACCAAATTTTAAATCCACTATATTTCTTTTCTTCAATTATATCTTTTATAAGCTTATAACACTCTAGTCTGATAAGATATCTATAGGATACCTGTCTTCCTAAATCTCTGTGACTAATAGTTTGCTTGAGCCGACGATCATACTCTAAGAGTATTTTCTTTTTACCGCTTTCTTTTAAGTATAAGAAATTAGACTCTTTTTCAAAGTCTTCTTCAGTAATTTGATTTTTATTAAGCAATGAAAATATCATTCTTTCTCCAATTAAAGGTTTAAATATTTCTGATATATCTAAAGATAAGGAAAATCTTTTACTACCTGGTTCATGCAAAAAGCTTATTGTAGGATTTAACTGAGTTTTATAT
The sequence above is drawn from the Clostridium formicaceticum genome and encodes:
- a CDS encoding catalase; translation: MDKKQQSHTSIQKNTKNHQLEDYRKSHGEQLLTTNQGVRVSNTDDSLKAGDRGPTLMEDFHFREKLTHFDHERIPERVVHARGFGVHGYFQVYESMAEFTKAKFLQDPSVKTPVFVRFSTVVGSRGSADTVRDVRGFATKFYTEEGNYDLVANNIPVFFIQDAIKFPDVVHAIKPEPNNEIPQASAAHDTFWDFVVNTPETAHMIMWLLSDRAIPRSFRMMEGFGVNTFRFINHQGKARFVKFHWKPLLGVHSLVWDEAQKLAGKDPDYHRRDLWDAINMGAYPEYELGVQMLEEEEEFNFDFDILDPTKIWPEEIIPVRRIGKMTLDGNVDNFFAETEQVAFHPGHVVPGIDFSNDPLLQGRLFSYLDTQLIRLGGPNFHEIPINRPVAPIHNNQRDGYHRMTIDRSSVSYSPNSLQGNAPMPASETEGGYVHYEEKVEGKKVRQRSQSFQDHYSQATLFWNSMSTAEKQHIIEAFHFEVGSVMDKQIKQRVVDMFNNVDGQLAAQIAAGVGATPPANPGNAGITASSPAVSQENTVKDAKTRKVAILLENGFNHQEVSQVMEALTAAGVHSEIISKNLGMLTSVDGQQLEVGKNYVTTGSIKYDAVYIAGGQQSINTLMMQGDALHFINEAFKHAKTIGATNEGIDLLMASAIQGVAMAGADTQAQVITEMGVITVRNVTDMKNFTKEFINGMAQHRHWIRQNKKQMIPA
- a CDS encoding 5' nucleotidase, NT5C type, which translates into the protein MKHLNLCIDIDGTITEAYDWIPRANDYFSRKIAPKDVKVYEIHEVLGVSRKAYDEFYTLYGEVLHEEAKIREGVKTIVNELYKQHKIHFVTAREEKMKDVTNRWFIHHQISSHSLSLLGSHNKVTKAQELACDIFIEDRYENAMQLSLAGFEVLLMDCHYNQGILPPKVTRVNNWYEISDIIEKRLHKLYPLFKIAT
- a CDS encoding EAL domain-containing protein, which codes for MAIAMIKNNLKQEYFNILKKQEITTYFQPIISLKDGGVLGYEALSRGPANSHFHYPDELFHYAKKVNKVWELDLLCRLKAIEKAKETISDKLLFINIDSDIIKDIKFKKGFTKEFLRHHNIDTNHIIFELTEHTAVSDYKTFNQIIENYRHQGYRIAIDDAGDGYSGLRLMTEIRPNFIKIDMALIRDIDKDMMKKELLKSFQQFSHITNIQVIAEGIETSEELKTLIEIGIPYGQGYYIQRPSEGFVAISPKLMEEIQRLNQQNKKIQRLPTTLTIGMLQRRDSPLQQDDTCDKANNIFSESYNLQGIVVLKEKKVIGLIMRHKFYYQMRKEGNQNNFLLRPLSSIMNHAPLVLDHSINIREASNIAMSREESTVYDYIIVTKGEEYSGVVPIAYLLNAFAQAGVIHEAEVSKNQNLLHLMEKPVYLDA
- the pglX gene encoding BREX-1 system adenine-specific DNA-methyltransferase PglX, producing the protein MMNKTAIKSFAIRARKKLIEGITQKAHGLGIMKNERKDIEILENGFKIKGVENRRIYKKYEKKQREKLISEIREKGFEQVIEEVAYTWFNRFIALRFMEVNGYLPIGVRVLSSVEEGRTEPDIIKKALNVDLDIDRNLVCKLIDANDMEDLYKYLIIKQCNQLGHIMPTVFEEIADYTELLLPEGLLSKTSVIRDLVVSIQEDDYKDQVEIIGWLYQYYSSEKKDKIFADLKKNKKIAKEDIPAATQLFTPKWIVRYMVENTLGRLWLTSHPDEGLKAQWKYYLEEAEQDSEVQKKLDELKNPNLSPEEIRVLDPAMGSGHILVYAFDVLYSIYLKANYQEKDIPQLILEKNLYGLDIDDRAGQLTVFALMMKARSKNKRIFKEKIDLNVCAIQESNEIPKEAIEYLINSKGADIVKTVSKEDVEYLLAVFQDAKEYGAILDVKKINYAVIEHRLEELKKEEILDLFQLHYTQIILEKLPSLIKQAKIMSQKYDAVIANPPYSGLRKLNDQLKKYIEDNFQACKYDLFSVFFAKNIDYTKKSGFIGLMTPNVWQYISSYRNLRELIINNYQLMSLIQLADNGFKDASVSISTFVMRKEAGKYHTTFIKLDNDFDEAEEQEKVDAIAKLFSKNTHVLNTELFKSIPDNKIAFWATEQTIRTFLKGKRLEAIAKPRQGMATSDNNKFLRLWHEVDICKIQFFSKTSEDFHLKWAPYNKGGGYRKWYGNNEFIINWQNNGEEVKEYAKKLYGSYSRTIKNEKFYFQSGITYTFIGKDVGPRFTPNGFIFDVAGSMIFIEDEKLLYILGLMASKLSKYYMDILNPTINIQVGDIKNIPVILDKEKEENIKALVSRCIRKAQKDWDSFETSWNFKQHPLLRGSAIKNDFNASKIETAFKEWEDVIHKEFYQMKAYEEELNKTFIEIYGLENELTPEVKEITMRRRGDIQSFISYAVGCMFGRYSLDEEGLIYAGGEFKIDRYKTFIPAKDNIIPIVEDDYFEDDIVNRFVTFVKITFGEKMLEENLDYIARLLSKKTNETSRQTIRRYFLEDFYSDHLKIYSKRPIYWLFDSGKENGFKALIYMHRYDVSTVDRIRTDYLHKLQKRYEDEVKNLNILIKSELPEKQKTAAMKRKEYIERQIAQCAIYDQIIAHIANQKIEIDLDDGVQVNYSKFQNVKISQGKELTLNLLARI
- the cas2 gene encoding CRISPR-associated endonuclease Cas2 → MKKRNIVDLKFGGDAMYVVLMYDIMMDKDGAKVQRNTFKICKRYLTHIQKSVFEGNLTELNLMKLKKELGQYIRDHKDSLVIFKSRDEKWLAKEFLGLKDDKTSNFF